Proteins from one Penaeus vannamei isolate JL-2024 chromosome 8, ASM4276789v1, whole genome shotgun sequence genomic window:
- the LOC113818022 gene encoding hemocyanin F chain isoform X2 — MNALAVVTTLVVGLSLQHVALGFFVENKIFLPGRSVREAGNEEPESSTSSSASTPLGNELKYLFYLPYESTDILAYRYNLALGNDLEADLKARLGAALSIPRGIPFFFYDNKHAQAVQELIDVFLEANDHPELADIALTVRGHVNEALYIFALYSAVYEMEVASPPDIPSLETVLPDRFINNEVVNEARRLVKAAVHKQNKDVVHVRWYHNQTGLSTRNTENRVAYWREDLFLNTFHWHWHLSNPYLSRPGKIDRRGELFYYAHHNMVARFNMERLSVGLKPVETFEDWRLPLENGYFPHLTAGNGFIWGDRQDDTLMQDIIGINISDAIYISKLELHRSHLLYSIDERYLICENGSQIYLTDDPAPGKPYGINLIGEALEAGASVNPAYYGNIHNNGHMLFGGSNDPLKKHGGNVGVMSAMEISARDSVFYRWHKFVDDVFFRYKMTQPPYTPDQLSVDVEVMEVAVQEDNGTLNDLHTFFTENTIVASHGMDFHLDPESDITVLYTSDFLNHTDFTYNITVNNTKSGTMKPKVRIFLAPKYDENGLPLTYASLLQYWSEMDVFEADPIDPGVSTITRRSSDSSILSAYTGNNANFSFSGCSFPRHLLLPRGKPDGMTFRLFVMVTDADQDRAFGGGEDEPPSFCTFCGIPGAPYPDRWPMGYPLERKSLHTEIDDFVDAYSNMMVIDVNIYHQEEPQGEENPGR; from the exons ATGAACGCGTTAGCAGTCGTGACGACGTTAGTG GTGGGCCTCTCCCTCCAGCACGTGGCCCTCGGCTTCTTCGTAGAGAACAAA ATCTTTCTACCTGGAAGATCAGTCAGGGAGGCTGGTAACGAGGAACCAG AATCAAGCACCAGCAGCAGCGCTAGCACACCACTGGGAAATGA atTGAAATATCTCTTCTACCTGCCGTATGAATCCACGGACATCCTGGCCTACCGGTATAACCTCGCGTTG GGCAACGACCTCGAGGCTGACCTGAAGGCAAGGCTTGGAGCGGCTCTCTCCATACCCCGAggaattcctttcttcttctacgaTAATAAACACGCACAGGCAGTTCAAGAACTTATTGATGTGTTCCTCG AAGCGAACGACCATCCTGAACTCGCAGACATCGCTCTCACTGTCCGAGGCCACGTCAACGAAGCCCTGTACATATTCGCCCTATATAGCGCCGTCTATGAAATGGAG GTTGCAAGCCCTCCGGATATACCGTCGTTGGAGACTGTGCTGCCTGACCGGTTCATCAACAACGAAGTCgtcaacgaagcaaggagatTAGTCAAGGCAGCTGTGCATAAGCAGAATAAG GACGTGGTCCACGTACGTTGGTATCACAACCAGACGGGCCTCAGCACAAGGAACACCGAGAACAGAGTGGCATACTGGCGCGAGGACTTGTTCCTGAACACCTTCCACTGGCACTGGCACCTCTCCAACCCCTACCTCAGCAGGCCCGGCAAGATCGACCGTCGGGGCGAGCTCTTCTACTACGCGCATCACAACATGGTGGCGAG ATTCAACATGGAGCGCCTGAGTGTCGGCCTCAAGCCAGTGGAAACCTTTGAGGACTGGCGCCTTCCGTTGGAAAATGGCTACTTCCCGCACCTCACAGCTGGCAATGGCTTCATATGGGGGGACAGACAGGACGACACTCTCATGCAG gacaTTATTGGAATCAATATCTCGGATGCAATATACATCTCAAAACTCGAGCTGCACCGATCCCATCTGCTCTACTCTATCGATGAAAGATATCTGATTTGT GAAAACGGCTCTCAAATTTACCTCACAGACGACCCGGCTCCTGGCAAACCGTACGGCATCAACCTCATCGGCGAAGCACTTGAAGCCGGGGCGAGCGTGAACCCCGCCTACTACGGAAACATCCATAACAATGGCCACATGTTGTTTGGCGGTTCTAACGACCCTCTTAAGAAACACGGG GGGAACGTCGGAGTGATGTCGGCCATGGAAATATCCGCCAGAGATTCGGTCTTCTACCGTTGGCACAAATTCGTTGACGATGTTTTCTTTCGGTACAAGATGACGCAGCCTCCGTACACGCCAGACCAG CTGTCCGTGGATGTGGAGGTGATGGAAGTCGCGGTGCAGGAGGACAACGGCACTTTGAACGACCTCCATACTTTTTTCACAGAGAACACTATTGTCGCGTCACATGGGATGGACTTCCATTTAGATCCGGAGAGTGACATTACTGTGCTGTATACGTCAGATTTCCTAAACCATACGGACTTCACCTACAACATCACG GTCAATAACACGAAGAGTGGTACTATGAAGCCCAAGGTGCGAATTTTCCTGGCTCCGAAATACGACGAGAACGGACTACCTCTAACCTATGCTTCGCTACTACAATACTGGTCGGAGATGGACGTGTTCGAAGCAGACCCGA TTGACCCTGGCGTATCCACCATCACAAGGCGTTCCAGCGATAGCAGTATCTTATCAGCCTACACAGGCAATAATG CCAATTTCAGCTTCTCCGGCTGCAGCTTCCCGCGGCACCTCCTGCTGCCTCGTGGGAAGCCAGACGGCATGACCTTCCGTCTCTTCGTGATGGTCACTGACGCCGACCAGGACAGG GCCTTTGGAGGTGGTGAAGACGAGCCTCCCAGTTTTTGCACTTTTTGCGGTATTCCTGGCGCCCCTTACCCCGATCGGTGGCCCATGGGGTACCCTCTGGAGAGAAAGAGCCTGCACACCGAAATAGACGACTTCGTTGACGCATATTCCAACATGATGGTAATCGACGTCAACATTTATCATCAGGAAGAGCCACAGGGCGAGGAGAACCCGGGACGCTGA
- the LOC113818022 gene encoding hemocyanin F chain isoform X1 produces the protein MNALAVVTTLVVGLSLQHVALGFFVENKVMIFLPGRSVREAGNEEPESSTSSSASTPLGNELKYLFYLPYESTDILAYRYNLALGNDLEADLKARLGAALSIPRGIPFFFYDNKHAQAVQELIDVFLEANDHPELADIALTVRGHVNEALYIFALYSAVYEMEVASPPDIPSLETVLPDRFINNEVVNEARRLVKAAVHKQNKDVVHVRWYHNQTGLSTRNTENRVAYWREDLFLNTFHWHWHLSNPYLSRPGKIDRRGELFYYAHHNMVARFNMERLSVGLKPVETFEDWRLPLENGYFPHLTAGNGFIWGDRQDDTLMQDIIGINISDAIYISKLELHRSHLLYSIDERYLICENGSQIYLTDDPAPGKPYGINLIGEALEAGASVNPAYYGNIHNNGHMLFGGSNDPLKKHGGNVGVMSAMEISARDSVFYRWHKFVDDVFFRYKMTQPPYTPDQLSVDVEVMEVAVQEDNGTLNDLHTFFTENTIVASHGMDFHLDPESDITVLYTSDFLNHTDFTYNITVNNTKSGTMKPKVRIFLAPKYDENGLPLTYASLLQYWSEMDVFEADPIDPGVSTITRRSSDSSILSAYTGNNANFSFSGCSFPRHLLLPRGKPDGMTFRLFVMVTDADQDRAFGGGEDEPPSFCTFCGIPGAPYPDRWPMGYPLERKSLHTEIDDFVDAYSNMMVIDVNIYHQEEPQGEENPGR, from the exons ATGAACGCGTTAGCAGTCGTGACGACGTTAGTG GTGGGCCTCTCCCTCCAGCACGTGGCCCTCGGCTTCTTCGTAGAGAACAAAGTAATG ATCTTTCTACCTGGAAGATCAGTCAGGGAGGCTGGTAACGAGGAACCAG AATCAAGCACCAGCAGCAGCGCTAGCACACCACTGGGAAATGA atTGAAATATCTCTTCTACCTGCCGTATGAATCCACGGACATCCTGGCCTACCGGTATAACCTCGCGTTG GGCAACGACCTCGAGGCTGACCTGAAGGCAAGGCTTGGAGCGGCTCTCTCCATACCCCGAggaattcctttcttcttctacgaTAATAAACACGCACAGGCAGTTCAAGAACTTATTGATGTGTTCCTCG AAGCGAACGACCATCCTGAACTCGCAGACATCGCTCTCACTGTCCGAGGCCACGTCAACGAAGCCCTGTACATATTCGCCCTATATAGCGCCGTCTATGAAATGGAG GTTGCAAGCCCTCCGGATATACCGTCGTTGGAGACTGTGCTGCCTGACCGGTTCATCAACAACGAAGTCgtcaacgaagcaaggagatTAGTCAAGGCAGCTGTGCATAAGCAGAATAAG GACGTGGTCCACGTACGTTGGTATCACAACCAGACGGGCCTCAGCACAAGGAACACCGAGAACAGAGTGGCATACTGGCGCGAGGACTTGTTCCTGAACACCTTCCACTGGCACTGGCACCTCTCCAACCCCTACCTCAGCAGGCCCGGCAAGATCGACCGTCGGGGCGAGCTCTTCTACTACGCGCATCACAACATGGTGGCGAG ATTCAACATGGAGCGCCTGAGTGTCGGCCTCAAGCCAGTGGAAACCTTTGAGGACTGGCGCCTTCCGTTGGAAAATGGCTACTTCCCGCACCTCACAGCTGGCAATGGCTTCATATGGGGGGACAGACAGGACGACACTCTCATGCAG gacaTTATTGGAATCAATATCTCGGATGCAATATACATCTCAAAACTCGAGCTGCACCGATCCCATCTGCTCTACTCTATCGATGAAAGATATCTGATTTGT GAAAACGGCTCTCAAATTTACCTCACAGACGACCCGGCTCCTGGCAAACCGTACGGCATCAACCTCATCGGCGAAGCACTTGAAGCCGGGGCGAGCGTGAACCCCGCCTACTACGGAAACATCCATAACAATGGCCACATGTTGTTTGGCGGTTCTAACGACCCTCTTAAGAAACACGGG GGGAACGTCGGAGTGATGTCGGCCATGGAAATATCCGCCAGAGATTCGGTCTTCTACCGTTGGCACAAATTCGTTGACGATGTTTTCTTTCGGTACAAGATGACGCAGCCTCCGTACACGCCAGACCAG CTGTCCGTGGATGTGGAGGTGATGGAAGTCGCGGTGCAGGAGGACAACGGCACTTTGAACGACCTCCATACTTTTTTCACAGAGAACACTATTGTCGCGTCACATGGGATGGACTTCCATTTAGATCCGGAGAGTGACATTACTGTGCTGTATACGTCAGATTTCCTAAACCATACGGACTTCACCTACAACATCACG GTCAATAACACGAAGAGTGGTACTATGAAGCCCAAGGTGCGAATTTTCCTGGCTCCGAAATACGACGAGAACGGACTACCTCTAACCTATGCTTCGCTACTACAATACTGGTCGGAGATGGACGTGTTCGAAGCAGACCCGA TTGACCCTGGCGTATCCACCATCACAAGGCGTTCCAGCGATAGCAGTATCTTATCAGCCTACACAGGCAATAATG CCAATTTCAGCTTCTCCGGCTGCAGCTTCCCGCGGCACCTCCTGCTGCCTCGTGGGAAGCCAGACGGCATGACCTTCCGTCTCTTCGTGATGGTCACTGACGCCGACCAGGACAGG GCCTTTGGAGGTGGTGAAGACGAGCCTCCCAGTTTTTGCACTTTTTGCGGTATTCCTGGCGCCCCTTACCCCGATCGGTGGCCCATGGGGTACCCTCTGGAGAGAAAGAGCCTGCACACCGAAATAGACGACTTCGTTGACGCATATTCCAACATGATGGTAATCGACGTCAACATTTATCATCAGGAAGAGCCACAGGGCGAGGAGAACCCGGGACGCTGA